The genomic region ACCTCCACTGTGGCCAGGCCTACAGCCTCGCGCTCAGCGCCAGCCATGAGAACTGCTCCAGCCAGCCCAGTCCCCCCGTCACCTTCAGCACAGGTCAGAGGGTCATTTGGCTTTGAGACATAGAAAGGACAGTATAGATGGCCCAATGACTTTTGAATGGATCTGGTCCAATTCCCTAAAAATCCTCACCATTCCCAGTTCAAATCTATGGCCagatacatgtttattttgACCTCATTACAACTTGCGACAGGATACACAATTGTTTCAACTTTTATTTGACTATTTTCAAGCTTTTGTAAGTATGTAAGCAAggtgaaaactattttttgtttttagttcATTTTAGATTTTACTGGAAGTTGTATTTCGGTCCAGtacctgtgtgggtgtgtaagtgACGTGTTTTGAAGGTAACCCTTGATCTTCCTGGTACGTTGTGTGCAGTGCCCTGTCCACCTGAGAGCTTGTCTCTGGCGGTGGAGTGCGGTAACAGCTCTGCGGTACTGTCGTGGGGAGCGAGCACCGGCGCGGTGAGCTACACCGGCTGCGCCCAGGCAGAGAACAGCAGCATGCTCTACTGTCACAGCTCAGAGGAGTCGTGCCTGATGGAGGGCTTGGAGTGTGGGACCACCTACAACTTCACCGTCCAGGCCTCGGACGGCCAGTGCAACTCATCGTTCAGTGAGCCGCTGACGGACGGACTAGGTAGGCTACACACCCTCACAACATTTCAAATCCTCAACTCAAACTACAGTTGAAGTATGCTTTGActgattaatatgatttatgtGCGGGTTGAATGTCTCAGGACAGATCTCTAAAAATGTTTAGATATATTTtaggagaaaaacagaaaaaatagCTTAGAAATGCTTTTTCAGAGTGCCGTGAGAATGCACAGGGTAATCTGAGTCATTTGTTTGACAGCCTGGCTTGGCCATGCAGCTTTAATATGTTTAATATACCTGACCCCTACTCCCTCTgtgtcccctcccctcccctcccccacagtCCCTTGTGCTCCCGAGGGCCTGCAGGTCCATCTCAGGTCCATGATAGACGACAGGCAGGTGCTTCGAGCCTCGTGGAGCGCCGTGGACTGCCCCGACGCCCAGTACCTGCTGGAAATCTCTGGGAGCCTGTTGGGAGACCCGCAGATGCTGTTCGAGTTCTCCTCCTACTGGACGATCAGGAGCTTCTTCGAGATCCCTGTCCCCTGCAGCTCCACGTACAACGTGGCGGTGAAGGCCAGGAGCTCTGCAGGCATGAGCCCCGCATCGGCTGCGGTCACTGGAGCCACAGGTTGGACTATTCATCAGTGTCCTCTTGAAGTGTAGCATGCCTAGTTGATTACACAGTTGCTCTTGACCACAAGGTCCTTTTACATTTCCCAAAGTATCCCATGAAATGACTCACTCTGGCATTAATGATGAGGGGCGCTGGTTCCCAGCGGTTGACTGCTATGTGCTATTCTTCATCTCTGATATCCTATCAGCTGACTCTGATGTAGGTCCCTCTCTGATTCAGGATTAGCTGGGCAACTACACTAGTTCCTTGCTTTGTTATTGTGAGTAGCTGACTCGACTAGAGTGTGAGTGTAATGCTTCATCTGAACTTGTCTCCCAGCACCCTGCCCTCCTCTGACTGTGAAGTACACTGGCTCAAACGTGTCTGCCGTCGTCTCCTGGAATGCCTCCGTGTTTGCCACCAAGTACAGCGTGTACGACGTGTCTGGCTCAGTCCCGGTTGAGATCTGCAACACCACCGATCTCTCCTGCACTGTGAACGGTGTCAACAGCGAGGGCATCACAGTGACAGCCAGCAGCAACATTGGGGAAAGCAACCCAGTCTCAGTCACACATGGTGAGAATGTGGCTTAGCATTTAATATGCATGTTTTGTTACATACACCCTACCTGATACAATACTTACAGGCAAACAGGACTCTTTGGGGTCAACGTCTTGGCTGGATTCTTGATTGTCCGGATGCTTGAAGTGTCACTGATGGCCTGTGCCTTGTTTGTTGATCCTTTCAGCAGAGATCCTACAGCGTAGAAGAAGATCCCTTCACAGTAAGTTATATTTTCCTACTAAACATCTGGCTCTATACATTATATGATATTCTTAGGATTCATTGGGATTTCTCTTTATCTGCAGGTGATTTACCTGCCCCTGAGCTGACAGTAACCAAGGTGGGAACAGACTCCGTCCGGGTGGAGTGGACTCCAGTGCCTGGGGCATCCCACTACACGCTGCGGGTCAGAGAGCCTCTCACTGCCCGTCCACTCAGGCCCGAAGTGATGTCGGTCTACGGCGAGTCATCGGGTGTGACCAACCTCAAGCCGGCTACAACCTACTGCTTCAGTGTGTCGGCCGTCATGGACTCGCTCGCCAGCACCTTATACTCAGAACCAGCCTGTGCCACGACTAGTGCTAGCATCTAAGGCAGTTCTCCCATTATATAAACTATAGCCTGCTAGCATACAAAGCTAATGAGTGGTTGGGGACAGTACTCTCAAATGATTTTTGTATGGGCTTTATCAGGGCCAGTCACATTTTATGGGCAGATGTATTTTCTAACAACTTTCTAATGAACTTTCATGAAACGTTATGGACgtaaaatattttgaaatgaaactTTCTGATAATCAAACCTACTAAATGTGTGTTCCATTTATACATCTTTGACAAGCTGTCTGTAATTCAGGTCTTATCTTTTTGTATATTAAATTAAGAAATTGTCAAGCACCTAAATATACATAACAGCACATTAGACTCTTGGGTGTATATGCAAATATTTTCTTTTGTGAACGCATGAATTTCAGTGTCTTTGAAATGATGAATGCCAAATGTACTATATTTTTCTAAGCCCATAGGCATTCCTGTGCACTTTAGTGATACAGGTGCAGGTGAGGCAGATAAGAATAATCCAAAAGTGAATAAGTCACTGCACACTGATCAACATTAACATAGATTTTTTATTTGGAGTGAAGGACGCAGTTCGCTAAGCACTTTATCAGGTTCCATGAAGTGCTTAGCGAAACGTGTTCGCTCCAAATAAAAAACCTGTACTATATTTTCTATTCCAGTGTGAAGACACCTCTTATTTTGTATATTAACCAATTAAActaaatgtaaataaacatgaaaaACTTTCTACCACTTCCAATGTCTGCATACAAATAGCACCAAAAATCTGATGCATGTTTTGAATGGCTCCCACTCACCAAGTTATCGACTTGCTCTTCCAAAAAAGAGGCAATTAATATTATGTTAATATTATTCATGTCCACTTTAACAGACTAATTTCCCCTTTCATAAAAGTTTTTTTATTAGAAAAAGAAATGCCACAGAGCAATgaaccaaacacaacacaatttcAGCACAGCTCAGTGCATGGTACAAATTTGTGGTCGCTCCGTACAATTTAAAACATTCTCAGAACTTTATGTACAAAGCACATCAGAGGATTGTTGTCCTTCTCCCGCCCTTGTCCTTCTCCCGCCCTTGTCCTTCTCCCGCCCTTGTCCTTCTCCCGCCCTTGTCCTTCTCCCGCCCTTGTCCTTCTCCCGCCCTTGTCCTTCTCCCGCCCTTGTCCTTCTCCCGCCCTTGTCCTTCTCCCGCCCTTGTCCTTCTCCCGCCCTTGTCCTTCTCCCGCCCTTGTCCTTCTCCCGCCCTTGTCCTTCTCCCGCCCTTGTCCTTCTCCCGCCCTTGTCCTTCTCCCGCCCTTGTCCTTCTCCCGCCCTTGTCCTTCTCCCGCCCTTGTCCTTCTCCCGCCCTTGTCCTTCTCCCGCCCTTGTCCTTCTCCCGCCCTTGTCCTTCTCCCGCCCTTGTCCTTCTCCCGCCCTTGTCCTTCTCCCGCCCTTGTCCTTCTCCCGCCCTTGTCCTTCTCCCGCCCTTGTCCTTCTCCCGCCCTTGTCCTTCTCCCGCCCTTGTCCTTCTCCCGCCCTTGTCCTTCTCCCGCCCTTGTCCTTCTCCCGCCCTTGTCCTTCTCCCGCCCTTGTCCTTCTCCCGCCCTTGTCCTTCTCCCGCCCTTGTCCTTCTCCCGCCCTTGTCCTTCTCCCGCCCTTGTCCTTCTCCCGCCCTTGTCCTTCTCCCGCCCTTGTCCTTCTCCCGCCCTTGTCCTTCTCCCGCCCTTGTCCTTCTCCCGCCCTTGTCCTTCTCCCGCCCTTGTCCTTCTCCCGCCCTTGTCCTTCTCCCGCCCTTGTCCTTCTCCCGCCCTTGTCTTTGGAGCGCTCCCGCTCCTTGTCCTTCTCCCGCTCCTTGTCCTTCTCTCGGTCCCGGTCCCGCTCTCGGTCGCGCTCGTGGTGGTGCTCGCGCTCCTTCCGCCGGCTGCGTTCGTTCTCCCCGTCGCGCTCtcgctccttctccttctccttgcgGTGTTCCCGGCTGGAGCTCCGCCGGTTGCGCCTCTCGGCGCTGCGCGAGCGCCTCCGCTCGTGGTCTCCCCGCTCCCTGTCTCGGTCCCGATCCGGTCGCGCTCCTCCTTTCCCCTCGTCCCCGATCACCGGTCCTTGCCCCCTCGCCCTCCTGGCGCTGGCCCGCTAAGGCTCCAGCTCGCGGTCGAAGCTGACGCCACGGCGCTCTCTCTGGTGGCTGCGGGAACGGCTGCGTTTGGGGGAGCCCCTGGGACTCGGAGTCCTGCAAGGAAACACACAGGACAGAGGACAAAAAGCAGCCAGTCAAAAGAGAGCAGTGACTGAAAAACTGGGATGGATCCGGTCACCTTTTAATATGCCCCCATTTGTACAGCATAACTAAGTGCTACTGTATATACATAACTGTGTCCAACACACCTCAGTTCAAACAATGATTTCATGTCTATTAAGACAGAAATAAGGAGCAGTGTCCCTCCGTCAAACAGCTAGATTGGAATAGACCAGCtgattaaaggaaaattccggtttttagcactttaaggaccttttctggtttgttttggattaactagagtggtggataccgaaatgttgacatttggtcctgtctcgacttttctgactcgtttttaatcgcctttgactgctcagggtggctgccaacaggcatactgtagtaggctactcaaacatgtcctaaaacaacccttaacgttcgttttcaaaactgtgcaactcaccgagtggttagtggtgtttgttgatgttccaaaacaagtagcgtagcgaaatacagtttatgacgtgttttatttgccattttgtaaaatcccattgatttctgttggaagactcattgcacgttgatattactgcgccaccgtctacgcttcaggttcaaatattgagcggaagtttatacacggttgtgaggtgtctgaataaatagttccacaataggcctagcaaataagacggctggaaatcatacattgcgctgATATATTTGCTGTTAATAGTCAACGAACTCcgctaaccactcggtgagttgcacagttttgaaaacgaacgttaagggttgttttaggacatgtttgagtagcctacagtatgcctgttggcagccaccctgagcagtcaaaggcgattcaaaacgagtcagaaaagtcgagacaggaccaatcgtcaaaatttcagtgtccaccactctagttcatccaaaacaaaccagaaaagggccttaaagtgctaaaaaactgaattttcctttaagaagGAAGGGTGCTTTTGAACACTACTTTGAACAGTATCATTATATTTTTTTCCAAGAAATAATTTGACTTGTTTGTTCAAACACATACATTTCACAATGTTCAAGTCATTTCAAGTAACTTAAAGTTATAAGAGCCAATGTCATGTGCAAGTGGGGTTTTAACGTAAAGTTATAAGAGCTAATATCATGTGCAAGTGGGGTTTCTCCATTTGACACTTCACCCACTTTGAGCGCCTCCGTTCCCCCTGACGTGCTGACTCTCCCGCGGGTTCCTCggccttctcctccttctctggcTGCTTCCTGGGCCGCGCTTTGAGCTGCTGGTCGATCATCTTCTGCACGGGCACTGGGATGCGCGGGAACAGTGTGGAGAACCACTCCAGCTTGGTCAGGAAGGAGCGCAGCATCTCACCAATGGTCATGACGCAGCCCCCGCCGGCCTTCACGTCCAGCTCCTGTCGAGGCAAGCGTGACAAAAAGAATAAAGGAAATACTTTCAATGATGAAGCTTGACACAACATAACTTTCAAGTTCACATATTAGAAACAAAAACTTAAATTACACTGATTCGCTAAGCCCTCGTTGCTTTttcttggggaaaaaaaaaaaaaaaaaaaacaaacaaaacaagtaTTTGTGATGACCAAATACTGACATATCACCTCTGTTTTCATCTTGCTTAATACTGACACATATGCAACAATTACTATGCCTGGATAAGTTGAACTCAGGACATAGGTTGAATGAGAAtggaccccccccccataaCTAAGCCCAATCCTCTTTCGGGGGTGTTTACACTGCAGGCTCCCCAAACATCGTCCCCCTGGAAGAAACATGTATGTAACAATAAAAGTAGCCATCATTACACAATCATGCATGGGCTTCACATCTCTCTCAATCTCCTTTAGGCCAAAGGTCCACGGGAGGTGTGGGCTTGGGTGGGAAAGGGGGTCTGGGGGGACCCGCAGTGCAAGCACTCCAGGGAGAGGAAGTGAGGCGTACACCACCAGCAACATGGAGACCAAGTCTGAATGGGTAGAACAGCCGCtttgcactcacacacgcaaacCAACTGTGTTGAGATACAATATCCAATTCACCTGCTGCGCAACGGCCATCTAAAGGAGAAAACATTGGAAATTAGCCGGGTGGGTGTTGATTTCATGAGATGTGCTTAATATGCAAagaaaattaaacaaataaaaaccaATGAGAGTAGGCCTGGTTGCACAGTGAGCCAAATGGTCAATGCATGAGAGGGCTAGAAATCCTATTATTTTGATCAACTGTTTGAAGCGGATAAATATAGGGGGCAAACATAGCTGCATTTTTAGACTTCAGTATCCCTACCACGTGTGAAATAGTAGGGCAGATTATACAGCTATCCAGGCAGGAAATTCTCACAAGACAGTGTTAAAGCACTGAAGACATCCTTTAGCTAGAATCATATTTTTAGCCATGTTAAATTAGTTCTATAATTTAGCCAATTAAAACATTTAGGTTAAAACGTGGTCCGAGTACTgattgaaaaaaatcaaacaaacaaaaaatttcAATGGGACAGTGCATTCATTTTGGTAATAAATCTAAATCAAGCAGGTGCAACGAGTCCTGAATacatctcagaataaaggactaaagaaattaagaaaaaaaaagaagaaaaaaaaatcatggcaTGCCTTTCAAACTTTCACTACTTCCAAGTCCTATGAATACTTACCCTGACAACCAGCATCAGAGCAGCTTTTTTGCCTATTCCACTCGCAACAAACTCATTAGGCCAAATGAATGCAAAGGTGAATATCAGCTATGTGCATCACAATACAAATAAGACTATAATAAATCATAATCTCCATGCACTACTTTAGCATCAACAGAATATAAATCTGTAAAGCATTACCCGTGTCCACATACCTCCTCATCATCAAGGAAACCGTCAAACCAGTCCACAAGATCAGGAGGTGGCTGGGTGTACCTGTGACAGGAGGACAACGAGCATACTGTGAGACTGGACATCCAATTACAGTACTTCCATGATGAATGACTATAAGCATGTTTTAAGTTGTGGTAGACGAGTTAAGTAGATGCACACCTTATGTACATGAAGCCAAGAGCCCTGATGTAGggagagtcagtgtgtgtgatcaggCCCATCACCTGCTTGCGGGTCAGCTTCAAAGTGAACAGCTTGTACAGCAGGCAGAAGGCCGTAGACACTATACCTCCGGTTCCAACGCCACGGACCTGCAGAACAGGAGAGTGTTTGGTGACTTGACATTTATCCTTTCCTTTTTGAGTTCTCTGCTTTAGAAAATAAACCAGATAAAGCATAGACTCTGTTGTGAGTCATTCATGTTCTCAG from Alosa alosa isolate M-15738 ecotype Scorff River chromosome 1, AALO_Geno_1.1, whole genome shotgun sequence harbors:
- the prpf38b gene encoding LOW QUALITY PROTEIN: pre-mRNA-splicing factor 38B (The sequence of the model RefSeq protein was modified relative to this genomic sequence to represent the inferred CDS: substituted 1 base at 1 genomic stop codon) — its product is MANNAIVGNQQQQQAVNKPASGKHGNVLPLWGNEKTMNLNPMILTNVLSSPYFKVQLYELKTYHEVVDEIYFKVTHVEPWEKGSRKTAGQTGMCGGVRGVGTGGIVSTAFCLLYKLFTLKLTRKQVMGLITHTDSPYIRALGFMYIRYTQPPPDLVDWFDGFLDDEEELDVKAGGGCVMTIGEMLRSFLTKLEWFSTLFPRIPVPVQKMIDQQLKARPRKQPEKEEKAEEPAGESARQGERRRSKTPSPRGSPKRSRSRSHQRERRGVSFDRELEPXRASARRARGQGPVIGDEGKGGARPDRDRDRERGDHERRRSRSAERRNRRSSSREHRKEKEKERERDGENERSRRKEREHHHERDRERDRDREKDKEREKDKERERSKDKGGRRTRAGEGQGREKDKGGRRTRAGEGQGREKDKGGRRTRAGEGQGREKDKGGRRTRAGEGQGREKDKGGRRTRAGEGQGREKDKGGRRTRAGEGQGREKDKGGRRTRAGEGQGREKDKGGRRTRAGEGQGREKDKGGRRTRAGEGQGREKDKGGRRTRAGEGQGREKDKGGRRTRAGEGQGREKDKGGRRTRAGEGQGREKDKGGRRTRAGEGQGREKDKGGRRTRAGEGQGREKDKGGRRTRAGEGQQSSDVLCT